The genome window AAGTACGGCGTCACCGAGAACCTGGTGGCCGACCTGACCCTCAATACCGACTTCGCCCAGGTCGAGGCGGACGAGCAGCAGATCAACCTCACCCGGTTCAGTCTCTTCTTCCCCGAGAAGCGCGAGTTCTTCCTCGAGAACCAGGGCGTGTTCTCCTTCGGCGGCGAGGCCGGCGCCGGCCAGTTCGCCGGCATCAGCAACACGCCGATCCTCTTCTACAGCCGGCAGATCGGACTGAACCGCGGACGCGAGGTGCCTATCGACGCCGGCGGCCGTCTCACTGGCAGGATCGGCAGGTACAGCCTCGGGATGCTGAACATCCAGACCGCCGACGCGCCGGCCGCGAGTGCACGCGCCACCAACTTCTCGGTCCTCCGCGTCAGGCGCGACATCCTCCGGCGCAGCAACATCGGGGCGCTGTTCACCGGCCGCTCGGTGTCGCGGGTCGGCCCCGGATCCAACGCGGCGTACGGCGTCGACGGCCTCTTCTCCTTCCATCAGAACCTCAACATCAGCACCTACTGGGCCGAGACGCGCACACCGGGGGCGGGTCTCGGCGACGACGAGACGAGCCACCGTGCCCAGCTCGACTACACCGGCGACCGCTACGGCCTGCAATTGGAGCGACTCACCGTCGGCGAGGACTTCAACCCGGAGATCGGCTTCCTGCGGCGCCGCGACTTCGAGCAGAGCTTCGGGCTGTTCCGGTTCAGTCCGCGCCCGCGGTCGATCGAGTCGATCCGGCAGTTCTTCTGGGAAGGACAGCTCGACTACATCACCGACCGGCAGGGCGTGCTCGAGACACGGCAGGCGCGTGGCCGGTTCGCAACGGAGCTGGAGAGCGGCGACCTTTTCGACGTCATCTACAGCCGCAACTACGAGTTCCTCGCACACCCGTTTCAGATTGCCCCGGGCGTCGCCATCCCGGTGGGCGGCCACCGTTTCGACGACGTCGAGGTGGGGTACTGGCTGGGGCAGCAGCACCGCGTCTCCGGCCGCGTCTCCGCCCAGCACGGCGGCTTCTACGGCGGCACGAAGACCAGCCTGAACCTCGGGCTCGGCAGCGCGTTCTCCGGGACCCGCGTGGAGATTACGCCACAACTGTCGATAGAGCCGAACGTGTCGTTCAACCGGATCGATCTGCCCGTGGGCCGCTTCGATACGACGCTCGTGAGCACGCGGACGATCTACGCCGTGAACCCGCTGATGTTCGTCAGCGCCCTGGTGCAGTACAACTCCGCCACCGGCAGCGTCGGCACCAACATTCGGCTGCGCTGGGAGTACCACCCGGGCAGCGAGCTGTTCATCGTCTACAACGAGAATCGCGACGACGCCCTGCGCCCGAACCGGTTCCCACAACTCGAGAACCGCGCCTTCATCGTCAAGATCAACCGGCTGTTCCGCTTCTGAGCCCGCTGGCCGCGGGCTCTCCGCGTGGACCCGAGCCGCCCGTCAGTCCACCCAGTCGGCGATGAAGACGTTCGTGTCCCCCTCGGCCGCGGCGTTGCGGTTGGACGCGAAGATCAGCTTCGTCCCGTCGGGCGAGAACATCGGGAAGCCGTCGAACACGTCGGTGAACGTGATCTGCTCCAGCCCGGTGCCGTCGAGGTTGATCATGAAGAGGTCGAAGTTGCGGCCGTCCGGGTTGTGCATGTTCGACGAGAAGATGATGCGCTCGCCGTCGGGGTGCCAGTACGGGGCGAAGCTGGCCCCCCCGGAGTCGGTAACCTGCCGCACGTTGCTCCCGTCGGCGTCCATCACGAAGACCTCGACCGCGGTGGGCCGCCAGAGGCCCTGGTCGAGCAGCCGCTTGAAGTCGTCGTACTCCGGGCCGTCGGGAATCTCGCGTCCGCGGAAGATGATCTTCGAGCCGTCGGGCGAGAAGAACGCACCGCCGTCGGGTCCCTGCCGGTGGGTCAGCCGGCGCACGTCCGAGCCGTCGCCGTTCATGGAGTAGATCTCCATGTCGCCGTCGCGCACGCTCGTGAACACGACGCGGCCGTCCGGCCCGACGGTCGGCTCGGCGTCGTAGCCCGGCTCGTCGGTCAGCCTGGTCAGCCCCGTGCCGTCCGGATTCGCACGGAAGATGTCGTAGCTGTCGTAGATGGCCCACACGTAGCCCATCCGGAAGCTCGGCGGCGGCGGGCACTCGGCGCCGCCCAGGTGCGTCGACGCGTAGATGATCGACTTGCCGTCCGGAAAGAAGTAGCCGCAGGTGGTGCGCCCGCTGCTGGTGCTCACCATCCGCTGGTCCGAGCCGTCCAGGTTCATCGTGAAGATCTGGTCGCACGGCACCCCTTCGCGGGTGGACTGGAAGATGATCTTCTGCCCGTCGAACGAGAAGTAGGCCTCGGCATTCTCGCCGCCGAAGGTGAGCTGGCGGATGTTGGCCAGGTGGACCTCGCCGCCGGAGCCTGCCGCCGCCTGCGCGGCACTCTCGACCGCTGGCCGGCTCTCCCCGACCGACTCCCCGGCGGGCGCGCCGCCCGCGAGCGGGACCGCCAAGCCCGCGGCCAGCGCTACGGCGATCAACAGCGAACGAACGTGGAGATGGTTCTGCACAACGCACTCTCCCGGAGGAAGCAACCGCGCTCCGGAACAATCCGGATGCGCGCTATTGCCGGCCCACGAGCTCCAGCAGCCCGAGGGTGAGCCATGGTACATAAGTGATCACGAGCACGCCAATGCCGAGGATCACGAGCAGCGGCACCGACGCGCGGTAGACCTCCAGCAGCGGGCGGTCGAAGCGGTAGGAGGCGAGGAACAGGTTCAGCCCGACCGGCGGGGTCAGGTAGCCCAGCTCCAGGTTCGCGATGAAGATGATGCCGAGGTGCACCGGATCGATGCCGTACGCGGCCCCGATCGTGCTGATGAGCGGCACCACGACCACGATGGCCGAGAAGATGTCCATCACGCAGCCGACGATCAGCAGGAACACGTTGAGCGCGAGCAGGAACAGCAGCGGCGACTCGATGCGCGCCTGCGTCCACTCCAGCAGCCGGAACGGGATGTCGACATCGACCATGTAGGCGGTGAAGCCCTTGGCCACGCCGAGGATGATCAGCACGCCGCCGATCAGCACCACGCACTCGCGGAAGGCCTGCCGCAGGCCCGGCCCGAGCCGGAAGTCGCGGTGGACCAGGCCGGTGACGATCGCGGCGTACAGGGCAGTCAGGGCGGAGGTCTCGACCAGGGTCGCGCGCCCGCTGAAGAGCGCGCCCAGCACGACCAGCGGCAGAGCCAGCTCCCACTTCGCCGTCCACAGCGCCTCGCGCGCCTCTCTCCAGGCGAAGTCGTGGCGGCCGGCGCCGGTGACGATCCCCTCGCGCATGCCCCAGGCGGCCACCAGCGCGATGAGCAGCACGCCGGGGAGGATGCCCCCGATGAACAGGTTCTCCGGCGCGGTCTGCGCGACGATGGCGTAGAGGATGAGCGGCATCGCCGGCGGCAGCAACAGCCCGAGCGAGCCGGAGGCGGTGAGCAGGCCGACCGAGAAGCGGTCGCGGTAGCCGTCGGCCAGCAGCGCCGGCAGCAGCAGTCCGCCCAGCGCCAGGATCGTCACCCCGGAGCCGCCGGTGAAGATAGTGAAGAACGCGCAGACCACAGCGCAGACCACAGCGGTACCGCCCGGCATCCAGCCGACCAGCGCCCGGAACACCTGCAGCAGCCGCCCGGACGACTGCCCCTGGGCCAGGATGAAACCGGCCAGGGTGAAGAGCGGAATGGCCGGCAGGTGCGGCTCGGTCGCCAGGTCGTAGGCGTACAGCGGCACCGCCGCCGGGTCGAACGCGTCGACCATGTAGAGGAACACCGCCGCCCCGGCCAGCACCGTGAAGATCGGCGCCCCGGCCAGCGCCGCGAGCACTACGAGGAGCACCCAGGGCCAACCGGCGCCTCCGGCGAGCACGCACGACGCCTCGTCCACATTCGCACAGGCCGCCCCGGTCCCGCTCAGCCAGATGCCGATCAGCATGCCGGCCGCCGCGACGGCGCGGGCGCCCCAGCCTCCGGCCCGCCATCCCAACCGCACAGCGATGACGCCGAAGGCGAACGGCAGCACCAACTGGAAGACCCACGACGGAATCCCGAGCGCTATCTCGCCACCTATCTCCATCTCGATGACGACGATGTCGATCGCGGACCAGGCGAGCAGCGCCGAGACCGCCGCGCCCACCGTCGCGGCGAATCCCTGCGCGACCTGCCGCGCCGCCCCCTCCGGGATGAACGTGGCGGTGGCCAGCGCGATCAGCTTGTTCTGCCGCGCGGCGAGGCCGGCCCCCAGGAAGCCGACCCACAACGTGAGGTGTTGGACGAAGGGAATCGACCCGGGGATGCCTCCGGTGACAATGGGTCGGACGACGATCTCGGCCAGCGGCAGGATCGCCATCGCGGCCAGCGCGCCGGCGGCGAGCAGCTCTTCCGACCTGTGGAGGAACCCGAGCGCGGGCGCCGCACGGCGCGCAACGGAAGCAGTGATCGCGCTCATCCTCACGGTCACACCCGGCATCATAGGTCCGCGGTTCGCCACTCGCTCAGCCCGGCGACGATGCACTCCTCGAGCCACGCGCGGAATCGATCCTCGATGGACTGCGGATCTTCCCGGTAGTTGATCTGAAACACGGCCCGCGCCAGTGCCTTGGCAGGACTGGACTCCCTGTCGTCTCCATCTGTCTGCACTCGCTGGAAGAAGACGGCGCAACAGGCGAGCACGCCCCGAAACTCGTGACCGATGCCGTGAAACGCAATCAGCAACTGGCTCTGATTCGCGTTCTGAATCACGAGTCGGACCCACGCCCGATGCGTTTCCATGTTGGCGAAGTATTCGAGGGCCTTCGCTCCGGCGACGACTTGCTGCCGGAAGTAGTGACTGCGCGCGTCGTGATCGCTCGTCCCGTCGACGAACACCGTAACGTGATCGAGCAGGGGTTTGACCTCCCTCTCGAAAGTCACCGTCACCTGTCTCAGCCGCTCCCCCGCGATTCGCCTGAGCTCTTCGGCCCGATCCTTCGCGGTGTTCCACTCCGCGAGCAGTGCGTCGCGTCGATGCTCCAGTTCCCTCCGGGTCGAACGGATCAGGTCCTCCGCAATGACCAACCTTCCAACGTCGCGAGACAATCCCAGGGCGCGCACGAACTCCCGGCGCTGAATCTCCGAAAAAAAGACGATCAGAGGCTTCAACTCTCCTTGGTCAGCCGCTTCCAGAGCGTCGAGGTACGTGCCCTTGCTGGCGCTTCGCACCACCAGCGGAAAACGGACCGCCCTCACCAACACCATGGTCGCCAGCGATCGAGCCACCCGCCCATTGCCATCCTGAAAGGGATGGATCTGCGTGAAGCGATGATGGAGCCACGCCGCCTCGACTTCCGGCGCAACGCCGACGTGCTTCCGGTGCATTTCGATCAGGGCATCCATTTCTGATGCAACCTGCTCAGGTGGACAGTACTCGTGGACCTCGCCCGACCGCCCGGTCGGATTGTTGGGCCTCTTCTTGTAGGCGCCTCTCAGCAGCGGAATCTGCACCCGGTTACCGAATTGGTCTCTCCCTTCGGCCGTTTCCTGATTCTGCGTCAGCAGCGCGTGCAGCTCCTTGACATAGCTGGTCGACAACTGTCGCTCGTCCTTGACGAAGGCGAATACATGATCTATCGCAGCCTCGTGATCGCGGATCATGGATGCGACCGTCTCCGGCGTCGCACCCGCCCCGTGGGGAATCAGCGCCGCGTCGATGCCGTGCTCGATGAGGACTTCGGTGACGCCCCTGTCGAACTCGTACACGCGCTCGATCAGGCCGGTCTCGATCGCCCACTCTCTGCGCAGTTTCTCGTTGAACTTCGGCAGTGCCTCGGAGTCCGCAAGACGTTCACGCTCTTCCTGCCAGACCTTGGCCAACGCCGCCAGCTCGCCCTGTTCCGGCGACGTCGGTTCGACCTCGTAGTCGCGAATCGGATGCCACTTGTGCCCGCCGCTCATCTTCGATCCCCGACGAGGCGCGATCGAATCTTTCAGTTGGCCCGGAACTCCGCGCGGGCGGCGACGGCCGCGTCGTAGATGTCCCCCGGCACGCGGCTGCCCCGCCAGGTCGCGGTCAACCGGTCGGCCACGACGCGGAACTCGGCCGCCTCGGCCTCGCTGACCGCCGACACGGTCAGGCCCCGCTTCTGCATCTCGGCCACCGCGTCCCGGTCCTGCCGCGGCACCTCGTCGAACAGGAAGTCCTGCATCGCGGCCGCGCCGTCGAGCAGCGCCTCGCGGTCGGCCTCGCCGATTCGGGCCCAGGCCCGCTCGGTCATCACGGTGGCGCCGAAGACCGGGCTGAGGGGGATGTCGAGCATGTGGGAGGTCTGCCGGTACCACTGGAACACCAGCGCTCCGTACGGCGGGCTCGGGTAGGCGTCGATGAGCCCGGTGTTCAGCCCCATGAGGACGTCGGTCAGCTCCAGCGGCACCGGCTCGAAGCCGTTCTCGCGATACCAGCGCACCATGTCGTCGTCGCCGGCCGACGTAAAGAGCTTCGCCCTCTGCAGGTCGCGCATGTCGCGTATCGGCTGCGCCGAGAAGATGTGCGCCCACCCGCCGTGCCCCCAGTTGAGCAGGACGAGTCCGCTGTCCGCGAGCGAATCGCGCAGCCGCGGCGTGAGCGCCTCGAGCACGTGCAGCGCCTCTTCGTCGGACTCGAAGAAGAACGGAATGCCGAACACGTTGAAGTTCTCGTCGACCTCGGTCAGTCCGGGCAGCGTCAGCGCCGCGACCTGCGGGTTGTTCAGCCGCATCCGCCGGATGATGGTCGATTCGTCGCCGGTGGTCCCCCGCACCTGCAGCCGCACGCGGCCGTCGGTGGACCGCTGCCACGCCGACGCCATCTGCCGCAGCGACCGGTCCCAGACCGAGTTGGCGGGCAGGATCGTGCCGAGCCGGAGGTTGGTGCGCTGCGCCTCGAGCAGGACGGGGCTCAGCAGCAGCACGACCGCGACGGCAAGACGGAACGCTCTCATGGTCGGTTCTCCAACTCCTCGTCGAGCTCGTCGAACGGCTCGAAGAACAGATCGTCGATATGATCCAGCAGCACCCGGGCCCGCTTCTGCGCGATCAGGTTCAGCAGCCGGTTCGCCGGCGCCTCGTCCGGATCGATTGCAATCGCGGTCTCCAGCAGCTCGTGAAACTCCTCCCGGTCCTCCTCGGCCACCGAGACGCCGGTAGCGAGCGCGACGTAGGGGCCGGCATCCTGTCCGTCGGACAGCTCGACGGCCCGGGCGAAGTGCTCGCGCGCCCGCGCGTACGATCCGCCCATCGCCTCGCCCACCGACTCGAGCGTGATGAACGCGGAGTGCAGCGCGCCGCGCTCGAAGCCTTCATCGAGTTCGATCGCCCGATCGAGCAGGGCGCGGGCCGCCGGCAGGTCGGCAACGAGGGCGGGCCGATCCAGTCCGACCGAGATGGCCAGCA of Acidobacteriota bacterium contains these proteins:
- a CDS encoding TRAP transporter large permease subunit, whose translation is MMPGVTVRMSAITASVARRAAPALGFLHRSEELLAAGALAAMAILPLAEIVVRPIVTGGIPGSIPFVQHLTLWVGFLGAGLAARQNKLIALATATFIPEGAARQVAQGFAATVGAAVSALLAWSAIDIVVIEMEIGGEIALGIPSWVFQLVLPFAFGVIAVRLGWRAGGWGARAVAAAGMLIGIWLSGTGAACANVDEASCVLAGGAGWPWVLLVVLAALAGAPIFTVLAGAAVFLYMVDAFDPAAVPLYAYDLATEPHLPAIPLFTLAGFILAQGQSSGRLLQVFRALVGWMPGGTAVVCAVVCAFFTIFTGGSGVTILALGGLLLPALLADGYRDRFSVGLLTASGSLGLLLPPAMPLILYAIVAQTAPENLFIGGILPGVLLIALVAAWGMREGIVTGAGRHDFAWREAREALWTAKWELALPLVVLGALFSGRATLVETSALTALYAAIVTGLVHRDFRLGPGLRQAFRECVVLIGGVLIILGVAKGFTAYMVDVDIPFRLLEWTQARIESPLLFLLALNVFLLIVGCVMDIFSAIVVVVPLISTIGAAYGIDPVHLGIIFIANLELGYLTPPVGLNLFLASYRFDRPLLEVYRASVPLLVILGIGVLVITYVPWLTLGLLELVGRQ
- a CDS encoding carbohydrate binding family 9 domain-containing protein, with the translated sequence MRLGEASWRERRRARSAGVCFGLAAALAGAIPSQAGQTTAGALDVRALDGPPPPSPPAIIARDAAGRATLRAVRLEESLAIDGELDERIYRDTPPASDFIQVLPNEGDLATEQTEIWVAFDDENLYVSGRCLNAAPESEWVANDMRRDGMGLGQYVGILLDTFHDRRNAVELVINPLGGRLDGQITNERAWNGDWNPVWSVRVGRFDGGWSFEAAIPFRSLRYRPGRAQTWGFNVERRVVWKNELSALVPLPASWGYGAIMQVSQAATLVGLEAPDAGLDLELKPYAIGEASGVRAAGPRLSNDLTGEMGVDVKYGVTENLVADLTLNTDFAQVEADEQQINLTRFSLFFPEKREFFLENQGVFSFGGEAGAGQFAGISNTPILFYSRQIGLNRGREVPIDAGGRLTGRIGRYSLGMLNIQTADAPAASARATNFSVLRVRRDILRRSNIGALFTGRSVSRVGPGSNAAYGVDGLFSFHQNLNISTYWAETRTPGAGLGDDETSHRAQLDYTGDRYGLQLERLTVGEDFNPEIGFLRRRDFEQSFGLFRFSPRPRSIESIRQFFWEGQLDYITDRQGVLETRQARGRFATELESGDLFDVIYSRNYEFLAHPFQIAPGVAIPVGGHRFDDVEVGYWLGQQHRVSGRVSAQHGGFYGGTKTSLNLGLGSAFSGTRVEITPQLSIEPNVSFNRIDLPVGRFDTTLVSTRTIYAVNPLMFVSALVQYNSATGSVGTNIRLRWEYHPGSELFIVYNENRDDALRPNRFPQLENRAFIVKINRLFRF
- a CDS encoding Fic family protein produces the protein MSGGHKWHPIRDYEVEPTSPEQGELAALAKVWQEERERLADSEALPKFNEKLRREWAIETGLIERVYEFDRGVTEVLIEHGIDAALIPHGAGATPETVASMIRDHEAAIDHVFAFVKDERQLSTSYVKELHALLTQNQETAEGRDQFGNRVQIPLLRGAYKKRPNNPTGRSGEVHEYCPPEQVASEMDALIEMHRKHVGVAPEVEAAWLHHRFTQIHPFQDGNGRVARSLATMVLVRAVRFPLVVRSASKGTYLDALEAADQGELKPLIVFFSEIQRREFVRALGLSRDVGRLVIAEDLIRSTRRELEHRRDALLAEWNTAKDRAEELRRIAGERLRQVTVTFEREVKPLLDHVTVFVDGTSDHDARSHYFRQQVVAGAKALEYFANMETHRAWVRLVIQNANQSQLLIAFHGIGHEFRGVLACCAVFFQRVQTDGDDRESSPAKALARAVFQINYREDPQSIEDRFRAWLEECIVAGLSEWRTADL